In Rhinoraja longicauda isolate Sanriku21f chromosome 29, sRhiLon1.1, whole genome shotgun sequence, the sequence atcatattgaatggcggtgctggctcgaagggccgaatggcctactcctgcacctattgtctatgtttctatgtttctaaaaacaaCATGGTTATGTTAGTTTCTCAGAAGGTGGTGATTACAGTTTGTCAAGAGCATTttgttgggagattgtgtgttgaTGATGTGATGGTCTGTGGCAGGCGGTGTAACCCAAGGGAACCAGGCAGGGCGCAGTGTGTCGGGATATTTGCAGTTCTCGGGCAAGCATCACCTCTCCTGTGGGTCGTAAGGGCCATCGTTGTAGTTCCAGCTCTTGCTCCTGCTTTTCTTTCGGTTCCTCTCTGCGATGACGATGGCGGCGATGACTGTGACCAGCACGGTGCCTGTGATCACCAGGAAGGTGGCGGTCTCGGTCACACACAGCTGGGTTTCCACGGCCAACAGAGACTGTCCCCGGCGATGCCCAGGCTCCGAGCAGGTGATGTTGCTGTAATCGTCCACATGCAGGTGGCGGACGCTGAAGAACTTCACAAAGACTCTCTGGAGATCGCAGTCGCAAGCCCAGCGATTGCCAGCGAGCTGCAGGTGAGTGCCCTGAGTCTGAATGTTCAGAAACGTTTGGAACTTGATGTGACTCAAGCTGTTCCCGGTCAAACACAGGAGGTTTAAGCTCCGCAGAGAGCTAAAGGCTTCTCCCTGAATGGCAGAGATGTTATTATTCTCCAAGTGGAGAGCTTCCAGCCCCTGGAGCATGAGAAAGTAACCATCCTCAACGACAACCAACCTGTTGTTCTTCAGCAAGAGGGTTCGCAGTTTGGACAAACCTCGGAAAACCCCCCTTTCCATCGCCGCGATGCAGTTGTCACTCAGGTCCAATTTCTGCAGGTTTTCTAGATTCCGCATGCTGTTCCAGTGCATGTATTCAATCAGGTTATTGGACAACCTCAGCTCAATCAAGTGCTCCAGACTCTCAGAAAAATAGCCCGGTAGATACTTTATCCGATTTTGATCCAGATCCAAACTTTCCAGAAAATTCAAGGACTCAAAGGCTCCTGGCTGGATGTGTTGGATTCGGTTGCAAGCCAGCAGGACAACCCTCGTGGACCACTGGCCGCGAAAGGAACCGTCGGGGACCTCCGTCAGGTTGTTGTATCTCATATCCAGCATCCAAGTGCCATGAGGGATATCCCTCGGGAAAGCAGTCAGCGACCGCCTTTTACAGTCCACGAAGTGGGAGAAATCGTAGCACGAGCAACGGTGGGGGCACATTTTAAATCCATCGATCTTCAAGATGCTTAACAAGGCACCGAGGCAAATAATAATTATTGGGTTCATTCTGTTTTCAGTTTTCGTGGAAGTGCTTTGGAAACCTAGGCTTTGGAGAGTCAGAGACAAATTCCTAAAATATTTAGCCAGTAGATCTTCCCAGACATAAATTTATGACAGTTTATTTTCCATTAACTTGAGTCACCTTAACCACGTCTTGTAAATGGTCACCAAGTACCTTTCTCCAATTCCTTTTTGTCTTTAATTCTTGATACATTGACTTTGTCACCATAGTCACATCCCTTGTCCTTTGGTCTTTGACTGTAAAGAACATCCAAATCTACAAATACCTTCTTGAACCTgttacaataaaaaaaaaaaaaacttagcAAAAATCTTAAACTTTTCTCCCATGGTCCATGGTatttatattgtgtgtgtgtataatgggtgcgagtgtgtctgtgtgtgtgtgtgtgtgtgtgtgttttatgtgtagtgtgttgtgtgtgtatgtaatgtgtgtgtatgtaatgtgtgtgtatgtaatgtgtgtgtatgtaatgtgtgtctgtgtgtgtaatgtgtgtgttttgtgtgtgtgttttatgtgtagtgtgtgtatgtaatgtgtgtgtatgtaatgtgtgtgtatgtaatgtgtgtatgtatgtaatgtgtgtctgtgtgtaatgtgtgtgtgttttatgtgtagtgtgtgttgtgtgtgtatgtaatgtgtgtgtatgtaatgtgtgtgtgtatgtaatgtgtgtgtgtatgtaatgtgtgtgtatgtaatgtgtgtgtgtgtgtgtataatgtgtgtgttttatgtgtgtgtgttgtgtaatgtgtatgtaatgtgtgtgtgtgtgtatgtaattgtgtgtgtgtgtaatgtgtgtatgtatatgtatgtttacacactgaactttttttcttgttattatattgtttatagtgtactatgtttacaaattgtgtgctgctgcaagtaagaatttcattattctatctgggacatatgacaataaaactctcttgactcttgattttttTTGGTCAAACTTGTGGTATGTTTTCTAAGGAATTATATCATAAAATTGAATTGACAGAACATGACAGCTATGGTATTATTTTAACCAGCGCAAATCATTAGAGCGCTGAACATTAGGTCCAGTCTTGGGTACCTCTGCCATTAGGATGATAAAATACAAGTTAAGAGGAAGACAGGTGTCGCAGTCTTCAGATTAGCGGTCAGCTGTTCTGAACCTGGGTGAGGAAAGACTTCTTCACCAAAGCAGTGAGGAATATTTTAAATTCTGTATCCAAGAGACTGAGGGCTCGGTCACTTAAGTCCATTTGTGAACAAATTCAATAGACATTTGAATGAAAGGAGAAtcaaaggatttattcacaaaatgctggagtaactcagcaggtcaggcagcatctcgggagagaaggaatgggtgacgtttcgggtcgagacccttcttcagactgatgtcaggggggcgggacaaaggaaggatataggtggagacaggaagatagagggagatctgggaaggaggaggggaagggagggacagaggagctatctgaagttggagaagtcgacgttcataccaccgggccgcaaactgcccaggcgaaatatgaggtgctgctcctccaatttccggcgggcctcactatggcactggaggaggcccatgacagagaggtcagactgggaatgggagggggagttaaagtgctgggccaccgggaggtcagttgcgttaatgcggaccgagcgcaggtgttcagcgaagcgatcgccgagcctgcgcttggtttcgccgatataaataagttgaca encodes:
- the LOC144607562 gene encoding uncharacterized protein LOC144607562, which translates into the protein MIGRSFTCDSLGSIKQSVQNQTFKPKIPSTLQTRKTYHKFKKVFVDLDVLYSQRPKDKGCDYGDKVNVSRIKDKKELEKDLLAKYFRNLSLTLQSLGFQSTSTKTENRMNPIIIICLGALLSILKIDGFKMCPHRCSCYDFSHFVDCKRRSLTAFPRDIPHGTWMLDMRYNNLTEVPDGSFRGQWSTRVVLLACNRIQHIQPGAFESLNFLESLDLDQNRIKYLPGYFSESLEHLIELRLSNNLIEYMHWNSMRNLENLQKLDLSDNCIAAMERGVFRGLSKLRTLLLKNNRLVVVEDGYFLMLQGLEALHLENNNISAIQGEAFSSLRSLNLLCLTGNSLSHIKFQTFLNIQTQGTHLQLAGNRWACDCDLQRVFVKFFSVRHLHVDDYSNITCSEPGHRRGQSLLAVETQLCVTETATFLVITGTVLVTVIAAIVIAERNRKKSRSKSWNYNDGPYDPQER